Proteins from a genomic interval of Sporolactobacillus sp. Y61:
- the yqfD gene encoding sporulation protein YqfD — MKNRIQQSTSRLKVEIKGDQPERFLAVCRTLGIPLWQVRRINGTTLVCTLPVQNPSTLKRLVKKSGCRIHIIKKTGIAFSWRKIQIQIGSVIGIFFFIFILIILSNMVWSVQIKGADPELEERIRTLLKEQHLYVGTLDIFVPDSGQIEDSLTSSLTKVTWIGVSREGTTYHIDVVQKKYAEKKKPAGPRNLIAAKPAVIHQMFVEKGQPVVESSQFVRRGQLLVSGRTGSDKSPKFVSSEGKVIGETWYQSETSVPLTSRYSLYTGKSSKQYRLSFWNVQIPLWGLKSKPYNTFNKETVKKKVRFLLWELPVTWSRTLYREKKVSERRLTQEEALEEAKRTAVTKLLGRLPQGAKVVSTKVDQKAQSGNGELVVKSHHVVYEDIVRPQALDPAAEKKKEGGKK; from the coding sequence TTGAAAAACCGGATTCAGCAGAGTACGAGCCGGTTAAAGGTGGAAATAAAAGGAGATCAACCCGAACGCTTTTTAGCCGTATGCAGGACGCTGGGTATTCCGCTCTGGCAGGTCAGGCGTATAAATGGGACAACTCTTGTCTGTACCCTGCCTGTTCAGAACCCATCGACGTTAAAGCGACTGGTTAAGAAAAGCGGGTGTCGTATTCATATCATAAAGAAAACCGGCATCGCCTTTTCGTGGAGAAAAATTCAGATACAAATCGGTTCCGTCATCGGTATCTTTTTCTTTATCTTTATCCTGATTATTTTATCAAACATGGTCTGGTCTGTTCAGATTAAGGGAGCCGATCCGGAACTTGAAGAACGTATACGTACCTTGTTAAAAGAGCAGCATCTGTATGTTGGTACTCTGGATATTTTCGTACCTGACTCCGGACAAATCGAAGACAGCCTGACCTCCAGTCTGACTAAAGTCACCTGGATTGGCGTCTCACGGGAGGGGACAACTTATCATATCGATGTGGTTCAGAAGAAATATGCCGAAAAGAAGAAACCGGCGGGTCCGAGAAATCTCATAGCGGCAAAGCCGGCTGTGATCCACCAAATGTTTGTCGAGAAAGGACAGCCGGTAGTTGAAAGCAGCCAGTTTGTCAGGCGGGGGCAATTGCTCGTTTCGGGCAGGACCGGATCGGACAAGTCTCCGAAATTTGTCTCTTCAGAGGGGAAAGTCATTGGTGAAACCTGGTATCAGTCGGAAACGTCTGTGCCTCTGACAAGCCGTTACAGCCTTTATACCGGAAAGTCCAGTAAGCAGTACCGCCTGTCGTTCTGGAACGTTCAGATCCCTTTGTGGGGGCTTAAATCGAAACCGTACAATACCTTCAATAAAGAAACAGTCAAAAAGAAAGTACGTTTTCTTCTTTGGGAGCTTCCCGTCACCTGGAGCCGGACCCTTTATCGGGAAAAAAAGGTATCTGAAAGGCGGTTAACACAAGAGGAGGCCCTGGAGGAAGCAAAACGGACGGCGGTAACTAAACTGCTTGGCCGGCTTCCTCAGGGTGCGAAGGTGGTATCCACTAAAGTGGATCAGAAAGCGCAGTCAGGAAATGGAGAGCTTGTGGTTAAAAGCCACCATGTCGTTTATGAAGATATTGTCCGTCCCCAGGCGCTGGATCCGGCAGCGGAAAAGAAAAAGGAAGGGGGAAAAAAGTAA